Proteins from one Blattabacterium cuenoti genomic window:
- the tilS gene encoding tRNA lysidine(34) synthetase TilS has product MKIYNYDHIFIEKIKKYFSFQKKKKICVAVSGGLDSMVLINLLLNISNLELEVAHCNFTLRNRESDEDEIFIKDFCIKNNIICHIKKFDTLNFSKKNKLSIQMAARKLRYNWFIKLLKINLYEYIVLGHHLNDSIETFFINILRGTGIKGLLGIPKKNEKFIRPLSDFTKEEILHYAKIKNIKWRSDSSNQETKYLRNKIRLILTKFSSFSSFFYKGFRKTINYLHDENFLIEEKIKKVYHEITMEKKNNPFIWKIKCNKIEKLHPLSFYLFKLFSPYGFNNINNLKYLIDAQSGKQLISKKYRIIKNRNNLILISHKFLLKNKDKNYIIPNIKNINQISLPINIHFFLNIKEGEKDKNKIFLIDLEKIQFPLLLRTWRKGDFFFPFKMKGKKKLSKYYKEKKFSLLEKEQTWLLINGNGDIILIVGNRLDDRFKIRKKTKKILGIKI; this is encoded by the coding sequence ATGAAAATATATAATTATGATCATATTTTTATAGAAAAAATAAAAAAATATTTTTCATTTCAAAAAAAAAAAAAAATATGTGTTGCTGTAAGTGGAGGACTAGATAGTATGGTACTCATTAATTTATTACTTAATATTTCTAATCTAGAATTAGAAGTAGCTCATTGTAATTTTACATTAAGAAATAGAGAATCTGATGAAGATGAAATTTTTATAAAAGATTTTTGTATAAAAAATAATATTATATGTCATATTAAAAAATTTGATACTTTAAATTTTTCTAAAAAAAATAAGTTATCCATACAAATGGCAGCTAGAAAACTTAGATATAATTGGTTTATTAAATTATTAAAAATTAATTTATATGAGTATATAGTATTAGGACATCATCTTAATGATTCTATAGAAACTTTTTTTATTAATATTTTAAGAGGAACTGGAATTAAAGGTCTTTTAGGAATTCCTAAAAAAAATGAAAAATTTATACGACCTCTTTCTGATTTTACTAAAGAAGAAATTTTACATTATGCTAAAATAAAAAATATAAAATGGCGTTCTGATAGTAGTAATCAAGAAACTAAATATTTACGAAATAAAATTCGTTTAATTTTAACTAAATTTTCTTCTTTTTCATCTTTTTTTTATAAAGGATTTCGAAAAACTATAAACTATCTTCATGATGAAAATTTTTTAATAGAAGAAAAAATAAAAAAAGTATATCACGAAATAACAATGGAGAAAAAAAATAATCCATTTATTTGGAAAATAAAGTGTAATAAAATAGAAAAATTGCATCCTTTATCTTTTTATTTATTTAAATTATTTTCTCCATATGGTTTTAATAATATAAATAATTTAAAATATTTGATTGATGCACAATCTGGAAAACAACTTATATCAAAAAAATATCGTATTATTAAAAATAGAAATAATTTAATTTTAATTTCTCATAAATTTTTATTAAAAAATAAAGATAAAAATTATATAATACCGAATATAAAAAACATTAATCAAATATCCTTACCAATTAATATTCATTTTTTTTTAAATATAAAAGAAGGAGAAAAAGATAAAAATAAAATTTTTTTGATAGATTTGGAAAAAATTCAATTTCCATTATTATTAAGAACATGGAGGAAAGGAGATTTTTTTTTTCCATTTAAAATGAAAGGGAAAAAAAAATTAAGTAAATATTATAAAGAAAAAAAATTTTCTCTTTTAGAAAAAGAACAAACATGGTTATTAATTAATGGTAATGGTGATATTATTTTAATTGTAGGAAATCGTTTAGACGATAGATTTAAAATAAGAAAAAAAACAAAAAAAATATTAGGAATAAAAATATAA
- a CDS encoding shikimate kinase, protein MKITLIGYMGCGKTTIGKILSQKINLNFYDLDSILVKSKKDSIYNIFKKKGELSFRRIEHLILKKFLKNKDKYILSVGGGTPCFYNNIYLLNKYSKTFYLNTNSYTLFKRLSLEKKTRPLISNFSKNELFKFIMKHLLQRIYFYEKSFEKINVNKKSKNDIVKEIIKYIKK, encoded by the coding sequence ATGAAAATCACTTTAATAGGGTATATGGGATGTGGAAAAACGACTATAGGAAAAATATTATCTCAAAAAATAAATTTAAATTTTTATGATTTAGATTCTATTCTTGTTAAAAGTAAAAAAGATTCTATTTATAACATTTTTAAAAAAAAAGGAGAACTTTCTTTTAGAAGAATAGAACATTTAATATTAAAAAAATTTTTAAAAAATAAAGATAAATATATTTTATCTGTTGGAGGTGGAACTCCTTGTTTTTATAATAATATTTATTTACTTAATAAATATTCAAAAACATTTTATTTAAATACGAATAGTTATACTTTATTTAAGAGGTTATCTTTAGAAAAAAAAACAAGACCTTTAATTTCTAATTTTTCTAAAAATGAATTATTTAAATTTATTATGAAACATTTATTACAAAGAATTTATTTTTATGAAAAATCTTTTGAAAAAATTAATGTAAATAAAAAATCTAAAAATGATATAGTTAAAGAAATTATAAAATATATTAAAAAATGA
- a CDS encoding exodeoxyribonuclease III translates to MKIISYNINGIRSGINKGLLDWIQKKDPYILCIQEIKAFPEQINTNIFDKLGYNHYWYPSIKKGYSGVCILCKEKPIHVEYGIGFNSIDQEGRVLRIDLKKISVVNIYLPSGNNMKKRLNFKFLFMKEFFLYIKKIINTFNNLIICGDYNICHHEIDIYDPIKYQKISGFLPEERIWMTNFMKLGFIDSFRNFIKEKHHYSWWNYRYNSRINNHGWRIDYIMVSNFLEEKIKNAYLLSNVKFSDHCPSVLEIF, encoded by the coding sequence ATGAAAATTATTAGCTATAATATAAATGGAATTAGATCTGGAATTAATAAAGGATTATTAGATTGGATTCAAAAAAAAGATCCATATATTTTATGTATACAAGAAATAAAAGCTTTTCCAGAACAAATAAATACTAATATTTTTGATAAATTAGGATATAACCATTATTGGTACCCTTCTATAAAAAAAGGATATAGTGGTGTATGTATTTTATGTAAAGAAAAACCTATTCATGTAGAATATGGAATAGGATTCAATTCTATTGATCAAGAAGGAAGAGTCTTACGTATAGATTTAAAAAAAATATCAGTAGTGAATATTTATCTTCCTTCAGGAAATAATATGAAAAAAAGATTAAATTTTAAATTTCTTTTTATGAAAGAATTTTTTTTATATATAAAAAAAATAATAAACACATTTAATAATCTTATTATTTGTGGTGATTATAACATTTGTCATCATGAAATAGATATTTATGATCCTATTAAATATCAAAAAATTTCCGGTTTCTTGCCAGAAGAAAGAATATGGATGACTAACTTTATGAAGTTAGGATTTATAGATAGTTTCAGAAATTTTATTAAAGAAAAACATCATTATAGTTGGTGGAATTATCGTTATAATTCTAGAATAAATAATCATGGTTGGAGAATTGATTATATTATGGTTAGTAATTTTTTAGAAGAAAAAATTAAGAATGCTTATTTATTATCAAATGTTAAATTTTCTGATCATTGTCCTTCTGTATTAGAGATTTTTTGA
- the hisG gene encoding ATP phosphoribosyltransferase produces the protein MDKLKIAIQKSGRLYDDSIKLLKDCSIEVNIGIDKLKTTALNFPLEILFLRDDDIPQYLEDGVADIGIVGKNVLLEKRKKIKIKETLGFGKCRLSIAVPKSLFYNNIKDLNGKRIATSYPFLVKEFFKKRYINAEIHEISGAVEIAPGIGLADCICDLVSSGSTLFMNGLKEVETVLQSEAVLASHLHLGAPQNIIMDKLLFRIRAVKKAKNNKYILLNVANERLEKIISYLPGIKSPVVLPLANSKCSSVHSVVNENDFWGIIENLKALGAQDILVLPIEKIIL, from the coding sequence ATGGATAAACTTAAAATAGCTATTCAAAAATCAGGGCGTCTTTATGATGACTCTATCAAGTTGCTAAAAGACTGCAGCATTGAAGTTAATATTGGTATAGATAAATTAAAAACAACGGCTCTTAATTTTCCGTTAGAAATTCTTTTTTTAAGAGATGATGATATACCTCAATATTTAGAAGATGGAGTAGCTGATATAGGAATTGTAGGAAAAAATGTTCTTTTGGAAAAAAGAAAAAAAATAAAAATAAAAGAGACTTTAGGTTTTGGAAAATGTAGACTTTCTATAGCAGTTCCTAAATCTTTATTTTATAATAATATAAAAGATTTAAATGGAAAAAGAATTGCAACAAGTTATCCTTTTTTAGTAAAGGAATTTTTTAAAAAAAGATATATTAATGCAGAAATTCATGAAATATCTGGAGCAGTAGAAATTGCTCCTGGAATAGGTTTAGCTGATTGTATTTGTGATTTGGTTAGTAGTGGTTCTACACTTTTTATGAATGGTTTAAAAGAAGTAGAAACCGTACTTCAATCTGAAGCTGTATTAGCTTCACATTTACATTTAGGAGCTCCACAAAATATAATTATGGATAAATTATTATTTAGAATTAGAGCTGTAAAAAAAGCAAAAAATAATAAATATATTTTATTAAATGTTGCTAATGAACGATTAGAAAAAATAATATCTTATCTTCCAGGAATTAAAAGTCCAGTTGTTCTTCCTTTAGCTAATTCAAAATGTAGTTCTGTTCATTCAGTAGTAAATGAAAATGATTTTTGGGGAATTATAGAAAATTTAAAAGCACTTGGAGCGCAAGATATATTAGTATTACCAATAGAAAAAATTATACTATAA